The DNA window GCGGTATGCCCAGTCTGAAAGCGCTTGAGAATCCGCAGAGCGAAGTTGCCTCGGAAGTATACACTGCCGATAATCAGCTGCTGGGTAAGTACTACACCGAAAACCGCACACCCATCGAGATTACGCAGGTGTCGCCCAACGTCACGTCGGCCCTGCTGGCAACCGAAGATGCCCGCTTTGTGAAGCACTCCGGCATCGACCCACGCTCATTTTTCCGGGTTATCAAAGGACTGGCAACGGGCAATAGCAGTTCGGGGGGCGGTAGTACGCTGACGCAGCAGGTAGCCAAGAACCTGTTTGATACGCGGGGCGAAAAACTGCGCGGGGTTCTCGGTAACGTGCCCGTGCTGAAAACTGTCATTGAAAAGACGAAGGAGTGGATTCTGTCGGTGCGGCTGGAGCGCAACTACACCAAGCAGGAGATCATGATGATGTACCTGAACACGGTGTCGTTTGGCAACAACACCTACGGTATCAAGACGGCGGCCAAGACGTATTTCGACAAGGAACCGTGGAACCTGAACGTCGAGGAAGCGGCCCTGCTGGTCGGGATGCTGCAAAACCCGTCGCGCTACGATCCGCGTATTTTCGAAGACCGAGCTATTCAGCGCCGAAACGTGGTATTGAGTCAGATGCAGCGGTACGGCTTTCTAACGCTCGATCAGGAAGCGCTGTACCAGAAGAAACCGCTCAAACTCGATTTCAGCGTCGAGAATCAGAACACCGGTATGGCGGCTTATTTCCGCTCGGTCATTCGCGACGACATCAAGCGGTGGATCAACGAATACAACGAGGAGAACCCCGGTGCCGAACTCGACCTCTACACCAGTGGGCTGCGTATTTACACGACCATCGACTCGCGGATGCAGACCTACGCGGAGGAAGCGGTGATGACCAACATGCGCGATCAGCAGCGTAAGTTCTACGAGCACTGGCGCGGTCGGAACCCGTGGGTGGTAAAAAACCCAAAGACCAAGAAATATCAGGAAATACCCGGCTTCATCGAAGGAAAAGCAAAGTTGCTGACCCGGTACAAACAACTGAAAGCTGACCTGGACGACGATGAGAAGGCGGTCTGGGCTGAGATGCGTAAGCCGCATAAAATGAAGGTATTCGTCTACGGTGGTCGACGCAACGAGAAAGATACTACGATGAGCACCCTCGACTCACTGCGGTACTACAAACGGTTGCTCAACACCGGTTTTATGTCGATGGACCCCGAAACGGGGCACGTAAAAGCATGGGTGGGTGGTATCAACTTCCGGCACATGAAGTTCGACCACGTCCGGCAAAGCCGCCGTCAGCCGGGGTCGACGTTCAAGCCGTTTGTGTATCTGACCGCCATCGATCAGGGGTTTGTAACACCCTGTACGCACATCGTTGACCGCCCAACGACCTTCGCCCACGGTGAAGATAAC is part of the Spirosoma rhododendri genome and encodes:
- a CDS encoding penicillin-binding protein 1A, with amino-acid sequence MFDFAPGRYRNLITKLWQFALLGVGLLVLYILAVSFNFLWLFGGMPSLKALENPQSEVASEVYTADNQLLGKYYTENRTPIEITQVSPNVTSALLATEDARFVKHSGIDPRSFFRVIKGLATGNSSSGGGSTLTQQVAKNLFDTRGEKLRGVLGNVPVLKTVIEKTKEWILSVRLERNYTKQEIMMMYLNTVSFGNNTYGIKTAAKTYFDKEPWNLNVEEAALLVGMLQNPSRYDPRIFEDRAIQRRNVVLSQMQRYGFLTLDQEALYQKKPLKLDFSVENQNTGMAAYFRSVIRDDIKRWINEYNEENPGAELDLYTSGLRIYTTIDSRMQTYAEEAVMTNMRDQQRKFYEHWRGRNPWVVKNPKTKKYQEIPGFIEGKAKLLTRYKQLKADLDDDEKAVWAEMRKPHKMKVFVYGGRRNEKDTTMSTLDSLRYYKRLLNTGFMSMDPETGHVKAWVGGINFRHMKFDHVRQSRRQPGSTFKPFVYLTAIDQGFVTPCTHIVDRPTTFAHGEDNNGGPAWTPKNSNNKYSYRDLSLREALGQSVNTVSAQLIKKTRAEAVIKYAHDLGISSKNLPDNPTLCLGTGDVSVYDMVAAYCTFANGGLRVRPMIISRITDKNGNVLKTFTADANQVISANRAYEMLHLMQGAVETGGTAARLAGQYKLMEGGNQIAAKTGTTSNYSDAWFMGMTQRLVSGTWVGGDDRSIHFRTIELGQGGRLAMPTWALYMQKVYKDPTLTRYKPVPFRKPNNFQIDCGGYHIDSASRYIPPKVVVEDEEEILQ